A single genomic interval of Zingiber officinale cultivar Zhangliang chromosome 4A, Zo_v1.1, whole genome shotgun sequence harbors:
- the LOC121971331 gene encoding probable WRKY transcription factor 21, producing the protein MEEVEKANRAAVQNCIRVIGLLSQPKDKISPADLLVETGEAVSRFKRLVSLLNGSVGHGKVRVVKVPPISNQKMFSDNHFLSKMDLALNPPQHLPRNALESKNQVLDSSPKNLLQISQRSFTDNQFGLHASSLSSQYEFVQCQQQNGLKFQLGRQMSFQADSFRRGHTAINLKFENSNCTPSVSTARSFLSSLSMDGSVVSLDGKSAFRLISEPASSNTGNLHPPLKRKYQCRGEDGNGKCATTGRCHCSKKRKMRSKRTIKVPAISDKSSDIPPDEYSWRKYGQKPIKGSPYPRGYYKCSSMRGCPARKHIEKCLEEPSMLIVTYKGEHNHGKLPSQSTQIKCS; encoded by the exons ATGGAAGAGGTGGAGAAAGCTAACAGAGCTGCTGTGCAAAATTGCATCAGAGTTATTGGTCTTCTTTCCcaacctaaagataaaatttcaCCTGCAGATCTTTTGGTGGAGACAGGTGAAGCTGTTTCCAGATTCAAGAGGTTGGTGTCTTTGCTCAACGGCAGTGTTGGCCATGGCAAAGTTAGGGTTGTCAAAGTCCCACCCATCTCCAATCAGAAGATGTTCTCAGACAATCATTTCCTATCCAAAATGGACCTTGCTTTGAACCCACCCCAACACCTCCCAAGAAATGCTTTGGAGAGCAAAAACCAAGTATTGGATTCAAGTCCTAAGAATCTGCTGCAAATCTCACAAAGGAGCTTTACGGACAACCAATTTGGGCTACATGCATCATCGTTATCAAGTCAGTACGAATTTGTTCAATGCCAGCAGCAGAATGGCCTGAAGTTTCAACTTGGTCGGCAGATGAGCTTTCAGGCTGACAGTTTCAGGAGAGGCCACACTGCTATAAACCTCAAGTTTGAGAACTCGAACTGCACCCCATCTGTGTCTACAGCCAGGTCTTTCTTGTCGTCTCTAAGTATGGATGGAAGTGTAGTCAGCTTGGATGGCAAGTCAGCATTCCGCTTAATTAGTGAACCGGCATCATCAAACACGGGTAACCTCCACCCTCCTCTCAAGAGAAAGTACCAATGTCGAGGAGAGGATGGAAATGGCAAATGTGCTACTACTGGTAGATGCCATTGCTCTAAAAAGAG GAAGATGAGATCGAAGAGAACCATTAAGGTACCTGCTATCAGTGATAAATCATCTGATATCCCGCCAGACGAGTATTCATGGAGAAAATATGGGCAAAAGCCAATCAAGGGCTCTCCTTATCCTAG GGGATATTATAAATGTAGCAGCATGAGGGGTTGCCCGGCAAGAAAACACATCGAAAAGTGCTTAGAAGAGCCTTCAATGCTCATTGTCACTTACAAAGGTGAGCATAATCATGGCAAGCTGCCGAGCCAGTCCACCCAAATTAAGTGTTCGTAA
- the LOC121971333 gene encoding serine/threonine-protein kinase Nek2-like: MENYEVLEQIGKGAFGSALLVRHKVENKRYVLKKIRLARQTNRTRRSAHLEMELISKVKNPFIVEYKDSWVEKGCYVCIVIGYCEGGDMAEAIKKANGHLFSEEKLCKWLVQLLMALEYLHKNHILHRDVKCSNIFLTKDQNIRLGDFGLAKILSSDDLACSVVGTPSYMCPELLADIPYGSKSDIWSLGCCIYEMTSLKPAFKAFDMQGLINKINKSIVAPLPSSYTGAFRGLIRSMLRKSPEHRPTAAELLKHPHLQPYVLQVNLKCSPSRACFNYNRKIRFKDDKTDPIYKDRKRISLGDEMNYKLGDTVEQKSLSSTRTIRDFSEYQNRRIKNLSVGSSQIGEIGIERAMSGKHTRTVKTIKHSPVRISRTPRTPVETSKTFRTRPKHEPITSRTPPDRSVHHIVRRASLPLATATFESHHKCNLEILHRLESPDVSVNSPRIDRIAEFPLASYEDPLLPIRRLSSAHGSSTTPHYGDRSITKDKCTVQIFRTEGDHGSHSSDRNPIATDMSSRGSSESRQRRFDTSSYQQRAEALEGLLEFSAQLLQQERFNELGVLLKPFGPGKVSPRETAIWLTKSFKETVQ; this comes from the exons ATGGAGAATTATGAGGTTTTGGAACAGATAGGGAAAGGTGCATTTGGGTCTGCTTTGCTGGTGAGGCATAAGGTTGAGAACAAGCG GTATGTCCTGAAAAAGATCCGTTTAGCTCGACAGACCAACAGGACCCGACGGTCTGCCCACCTGGAG ATGGAACTTATTTCTAAAGTGAAGAATCCATTTATTGTAGAGTACAAAGATTCGTGGGTTGAAAAG GGATGCTATGTATGCATTGTGATAGGTTACTGCGAAGGAGGTGACAT GGCTGAAGCCATAAAGAAGGCGAATGGACATCTTTTCTCTGAGGAG AAACTTTGCAAGTGGTTGGTGCAACTCCTTATGGCTCTTGAATACTTGCACAAGAATCATATTCTTCATCGTGATGTTAAG TGTTCAAATATATTTCTGACAAAAGATCAAAATATACGACTTG GTGATTTTGGTCTTGCTAAAATTTTATCCTCAGATGATCTGGCATGTTCC GTTGTTGGCACTCCTAGTTATATGTGCCCAGAACTTCTCGCTGATATACCATATGGTTCCAAGTCCGATATCTGGTCTCTAG GCTGCTGTATCTACGAGATGACTTCTCTCAAGCCTGCATTCAAAGCTTTT GATATGCAGGGTTTGataaataaaatcaacaaatCAATTGTGGCTCCTCTACCGAGTTCCTATACTGGTGCATT TAGGGGACTAATTAGAAGCATGCTCAGAAAAAGCCCCGAACATCGACCAACT GCTGCAGAGCTGCTGAAGCATCCACATCTTCAACCGTACGTGCTTCAAGTCAATCTAAAGTGTAGCCCTTCACGGGCGTGCTTCAATTACAATCGCAAAATCAGATTTAAAGATGACAAAACTGATCCTATTTACAAAGATAGAAAAAGGATATCGCTAGGAGATGAAATGAACTACAAACTTGGTGACACTGTGGAGCAGAAATCCTTGAGTTCCACTCGAACTATTAGAGATTTTTCTGAGTATCAAAATCGAAGGATAAAGAATCTTTCTGTCGGCAGCAGTCAAATTGGTGAGATAGGCATTGAGAGAGCTATGAGTGGAAAACACACAAGAACGGTTAAAACCATAAAACACAGTCCTGTTAGAATTTCAAGAACTCCTAGGACACCAGTGGAGACCTCAAAGACATTTCGCACAAGACCAAAGCATGAACCG ATAACATCGCGAACTCCACCTGATAGAAGTGTTCATCACATTGTTCGTAGAGCATCTCTTCCTTTAGCTACAGCTACATTCGAGAGCCATCACAAGTGCAATCTCGAGATTCTTCACCGACTGGAGTCCCCTGATGTCTCAGTCAACTCCCCGCGAATAGATAGAATTGCAGAATTTCCATTAGCCTCCTATGAAGATCCTTTGTTGCCTATTCGCAGACTCTCTTCAGCTCATGGCTCTTCTACGACCCCACACTACGGTGATCGATCAATCACAAAGGACAAATGCACAGTCCAAATCTTCCGAACCGAAGGCGACCATGGGAGCCACTCTTCAGACCGAAATCCGATCGCCACAGACATGTCCAGCCGGGGATCATCAGAATCAAGGCAGAGGAGGTTTGATACCTCATCGTACCAGCAGCGAGCCGAAGCCTTGGAGGGTTTGCTGGAATTCAGTGCTCAGCTGTTGCAACAGGAGAGGTTCAACGAGCTGGGGGTCTTGTTAAAGCCGTTTGGTCCTGGAAAAGTCTCCCCGCGAGAAACTGCAATATGGTTGACCAAAAGTTTCAAAGAAACTGTACAGTGA